The following are from one region of the Magallana gigas chromosome 4, xbMagGiga1.1, whole genome shotgun sequence genome:
- the LOC105336412 gene encoding trichohyalin isoform X2 yields MGIHDLTALFNNLDTACKGFVTNEQIVGFYQSIYLAPIAIEHVDGAIQAVCGTLGTVTRPHFIDVLEELERRRSIDEQSYWDFQALDYNGTNRICLKDAFLLFREFHQERFSMFTWQKFLESRTFPGADVYFDEIRFWLCGYPQGEPASLEQITKEEARLERIQGQHGLEGYNAYKVLQDDGNETQEYQDEMQHHIKRRMNKWKKQGLEAMLFDDGMEVEDLESLDASKDHVTLSDLMDALETKYDLLREKLLLEMANLSSAVEGDQSEIFRELCKKERQLRRTGTLGTEVNSLSGARMSLPYSLLGMMGNVRTKDRKQKEEAEKRIKDLEMQGHFKDEIGKIIMAEYREALDDDSTCGGALLAINSRYQEEKEAILSVIKNKGGQTGTITMETSRLSRQHLLITEEADFHPCALAVGLAERPQGYKTSRLTDWDRVRCESLAKLRLLAKKGRKQIKSPHMYADTDQMEEMGVVDLQKKLVVELVEKHKYEREAAIYMLQGRDSENSKVVAKSMTQGERNKLLKTLRNRHTNWKNSRSEDSQVLYTILQEGMGLYYENRKVDLQESQSKVSEDDTNEAVLADLQQRQEGEFQLVVEDIALKSKEGLMKLICINNKQRVEEHLDNVAFVVLGTVELSEGDREFVKALEEKYDALRDRVLYMGLKDDMKGEWKRMTEKEKGKELKDRRKQEKKLRGAGNVEEMGDLIGLKHKAKMLPTLRKLMGEERGEFEARFTKQKTSGQILDESSKGSYEPVNVLADLIPRYDEELDVLVMWLNKPETKSLSIKQQRIKILQLKLEALAAEMEEDFEVAAMFVGLLERVLSSPLGRHATDNVRQRDLAKRRTQLRSQRLQQNQEYEKQMITAPDPTHGDTTGWQLCYLREVLSRQEGEREHLLQFLQDDSMDDLREAAAMMAEPETKARLAELHTKRRRLDLSNQDDQEEYTSILEEAVAIRYVCKKQQIQKETRREPTKDDVTVSILKDLQEEQDNEIAAILENLLNLSEEDLRDLRTEEREKRENRAVPNVLIVLTQSESKTHQQELLTALQHKYESVQAALLTETLIHKHGEAAWNKMADKEKQQQLRALTQEVELLRREGNNVGLIEVLEGFHLDKTFSSIMGVHRFLFLELVRDTEEDWIPEPTEEEQIMKNPLLNLWLRFESEKKSILQKLKGLDEEYMGEQDQLICIVRLTRETLLSQNSGRFLVSATVVGLAERQMEEGKPRMTGDKARYERVARHKMSSTAKKTSYRDQVSREPGLLAQMNAVMELLEFKHLSEQDQFKLLVEMSADNKMQQEVMMMSQQQRKDQLSRLLSKRESIAKEKQKEHDIILQEGFVIKRELCRQRMSSDQKAEATDKEIHEVMMAELILAQNREAERLLQKLMPKDAEELQKMQIVQINDRKLNSRDNLAHVVLSPEMCLDVSTDTEADLMEALEGKYDALRDKLLAEALIKQLGESEWQRMSELERQKKMMELKLKERQLRREGKFDEISQILGDALENQETLKRLMGENKEEQQRKLRERLERKKKRLAQGMSESECNELERQEIEEEEEEERKGRKNILLELEHHFEKEKAELLRQIGEGDDRLSKEKARQLQLMKLKRAERRARNEDKFDSAALVLGLAEEHKKKQQEVTDEERQRQERLARERIEAARRRRREGKTTPEEAINHETDDRMELQESLNMAVDRRHRHERDLLIQLLDEASTSDIKQAAATMTEEQRQDKLYELRELRKHWRQAESREHTQLTNILKEAACYLIQSNLHKYQEEGQTKTEEEVKVHILSNLQLWQDAEASMILSDLDNKDIGTLQQMVKMQSMVEDEGFHDNVSHVLLDQSKRDNMEEGEEELIQALEDKYDALKDKLIEAALKEEMGEDEWNKLSDAEKQRKIVELKMKERKLRQEGNVEEAAAIFEKVLENDELLDQILGPEDKKDADKRREELIREREEQGLPTDEETVNRLLEEQRKAQGKQRRINVLENLNLMLEDEKAKLLKALKNQHNRIDQERERQLAIARLQHERRKLAREEKFESAAIIVSQARENEENVKRTIKEERERMKALAKERLEARKRKLQRKKEEVSEEVRLRSEDDLEQLEDMAQTQDLSSVQTAILEALDQRQTEERNVLMDIIQTARNSAAIIREAKQMSAQDLKTQLLKLEKDERTWKQVSMQAALHTDEGTLSKSEKDVMFKEVAQRRSEHQAILTEAMVYKLQLEEQSHRAQNPKMSDEESLEDLSVVLLADLQEKQATESATVQNLMQDMEEKELQEVKRVQRIAKREGWFDALTGMLFQLSSSDPTGEEAGLEILDKTMANMEEDWKKEKDMLIAEAKSENASEEELQSALKQLEHEQELKRKAMAADLEQQRKKMMEKLSARRRQTEEKESEEIRAAQLVLISESRQKKQKESQEKERSHQSSELQKRLEARRQARKRTSQEEEEDEGVKRSLTDEERFSRPSTKDSNPFASMKREKTALDVTVSDKEKQDTYTKLMREQTAVLQHKQESQRKQEEMLKRRLAERQSKKQAEVQSLLSLGERQKTNLLAAKQDEKEKQLERMKERIKRERSKSPGKRKQDAIEEPELKPSIKK; encoded by the exons ACCCCACTTCATTGATGTTTTAGAAGAACTAGAGCGGCGGCGGTCAATAGATGAGCAATCATACTGGGACTTTCAGGCCCTGGATTACAACGGCACAAACAGGATCTGTCTGAAGGATGCTTTCCTATTGTTCAGAGAATTTCACCAAGAAAG attttccATGTTTACTTGGCAAAAGTTTCTGGAATCAAGAACCTTTCCTGGTGCTGATGTTTATTTTGATGAGATCCGGTTCTGGTTGTGTGGTTATCCCCAGGGTGAGCCGGCTAGTCTGGAACAAATAACCAAGGAAGAGGCTCGTCTGGAGCGGATCCAGGGACAGCACGGTCTGGAAGGCTACAACGCCTACAAAGTACTGCAG GATGATGGAAATGAGACTCAGGAGTATCAGGATGAGATGCAACATCACATCAAACGGAGGATGAACAA GTGGAAGAAACAGGGACTGGAAGCCATGTTGTTTGATGATGGAATGGAGGTGGAAGATCTTGAATCCCTGGATGCCTCAAAAGATCATGTGACCCTTAGTGATTTGATGGATGCTTTGGAAACTAAATATGATTTATTGAGGGAGAAATTACTGCTAGAGATGGCTAACCTTTCCTCAG CCGTAGAAGGGGATCAATCAGAAATCTTTCGTGAGCTTTGTaagaaagaaagacaactccgTCGGACTGGGACTCTTGGAACAGAAGTGAACAGTCTGTCAGGGGCCAGGATGTCATTGCCCTACTCTCTGCTTGGAATGATGGGAAATGTCAGAACCAAGGACAGGAAACAGAAGGAGGAAGCAGAAAAAAGAATCAAGGACTTGGAAATGCAAGGTCACTTTAAGGATGAGATTGGAAAAATTATCATGGCTGAATATAGAGAAGCTTTAGATG ATGACTCTACATGTGGAGGTGCATTACTGGCAATCAATTCTCGGTATCAAGAGGAGAAAGAAGCTATCTTATCTGTTATCAAAAACAAAGGAGGACAGACAGGAACCATCACCATGGAAACCAGTAGACTGTCACGGCAACACCTTCTGATAACAGAAGAGGCTGATTTTCATCCCTGTGCGCTTGCTGTGGGACTGGCTGAAAGACCACAGGGTTACAAAACAAGCAG GCTAACGGACTGGGACAGGGTTCGCTGTGAGAGTCTGGCCAAGCTGAGACTGCTCGCCAAGAAGGGAAGAAAGCAGATCAAGTCTCCCCATATGTATGCAGATACAGACCAAATGGAAGAGATGGGAGTGGTGGATCTACAGAAAAAGCTGGTGGTGGAGCTGGTGGAAAAACACAAATATGAAAGAGAA GCGGCTATCTACATGCTACAAGGAAGGGACAGTGAGAATAGTAAAGTGGTGGCCAAGTCCATGACTCAGGGGGAGAGGAACAAACTGTTGAAGACACTGCGTAACAGACACACCAACTGGAAGAACAGCAGGTCGGAGGATAGCCAGGTCCTGTACACTATTCTGCAGGAAG GCATGGGTTTGTACTACGAAAACCGGAAAGTAGATCTACAGGAGAGCCAGAGCAAGGTCTCGGAGGATGACACCAATGAAGCCGTCCTAGCGGACCTCCAGCAGAGGCAGGAGGGGGAGTTCCAGCTTGTTGTAGAGGACATTGCTCTCAAG TCAAAGGAAGGTCTGATGAAGCTGATCTGTATCAATAACAAGCAGCGGGTGGAGGAGCACCTGGACAATGTGGCCTTTGTTGTGCTGGGGACGGTGGAGCTCAGTGAGGGGGACAGGGAGTTTGTGAAGGCCCTGGAGGAGAAGTACGACGCCCTCAGGGACCGAGTCCTGTACATGGGCCTCAAGGACGACATGAAGGGAGAATGGAAACG AATGACAGAGAAAGAGAAGGGGAAGGAATTGAAGGACAGAAGAAAGCAGGAAAAGAAATTGAGAGGAGCAGGGAATGTAGAGGAGATGGGGGACCTCATAGGACTAAAGCATAAGGCCAAG ATGTTACCCACGCTGAGGAAGCTGATGGGTGAGGAACGTGGAGAATTTGAAGCTCGGTTCACCAAACAGAAGACCTCAGGCCAAATTCTAG ATGAGAGCAGTAAGGGGAGCTATGAGCCGGTCAATGTCCTGGCTGATCTTATTCCACGCTATGACGAGGAGCTGGATGTACTTGTTATGTGGCTAAACAAACCAGAGACCAAATCACTATCCATCAAACAGCAGAGAATCAAAATCCTACAGCTTAAGCTGGAGGCCTTGGCAGCGGAGATGGAGGAAGATTTTGAGGTGGCAGCCATGTTTGTTGGGCTGTTGGAGAGGGTTTTATCAAGTCCTTTAGGAAG ACATGCCACAGACAATGTGAGACAGAGAGACCTGGCCAAGAGACGGACTCAGCTCAGAAGTCAGCGCTTGCAGCAGAATCAGGAGTATGAGAAGCAGATGATTACAGCTCCAGACCCTACCCATG GAGACACGACGGGCTGGCAGCTGTGTTACCTGCGGGAGGTACTGTCGCGTCAGGAGGGGGAGAGGGAGCACCTGTTACAGTTCCTACAGGATGATAGCATGGACGACCTTAGGGAGGCGGCGGCCATGATGGCCGAACCAGAAACCAAGGCCCGCCTCGCCGAGCTCCACACCAAACGCAGGAGGCTGGATCTATCCAACCAAG ATGATCAAGAGGAATACACCTCCATTTTGGAGGAGGCTGTGGCCATTAGATATGTTTGTAAGAAGCAACAAATTCAAAAAGAGACCAGACGAGAGCCAACTAAAGATGACGTCACCGTTAGCATACTCAAAGATCTGCAGGAGGAACAAGACAATGAGATCGCAGCCATACTGGAAAACCTACTCAACCTG agtgAGGAAGATTTGAGGGACCTGAGGACGGAGGAGAGGGAGAAGCGAGAGAATAGGGCGGTCCCTAACGTGCTGATTGTGCTGACTCAGAGTGAGAGTAAGACTCACCAACAGGAGCTGCTCACG GCACTTCAACACAAATATGAGAGTGTGCAGGCAGCTCTACTGACGGAAACTCTGATTCATAAACATGGTGAGGCCGCCTGGAACAAGATGGCAGACAAGGAGAAACAGCAGCAGTTACGGGCCCTGACACAGGAGGTGGAGCTCCTCCGGCGAGAGG GTAATAATGTTGGCTTGATTGAGGTCTTGGAAGGTTTCCATTTGGACAAGACATTTTCCAGCATTATGGGTGTTCATCGATTTCTTTTCCTAGAACTTGTCAGGGACACAGAGG AGGACTGGATCCCTGAACCCACAGAGGAGGAGCAGATCATGAAGAACCCACTGCTCAATCTGTGGCTCAGGTTCGAATCGGAGAAAAAGAGTATCCTCCAGAAACTGAAAG GACTAGATGAGGAGTACATGGGTGAGCAGGATCAGCTGATTTGTATCGTACGTCTAACCAGGGAGACCCTACTCAGCCAAAACAGTGGCAGGTTTCTTGTCTCGGCAACTGTAGTAGGACTAGCCGAGAGACAAATGGAGGAGGGAAAACCCAG GATGACTGGTGACAAGGCACGCTATGAAAGAGTCGCTAGACACAAAATGTCATCTACAGCTAAAAAGACCAGCTACAGAGACCAAGTCAGCAGAGAGCCTGGTCTACTGGCACAGATG AATGCTGTAATGGAACTGCTGGAGTTCAAGCATCTTAGTGAGCAAGACCAATTCAAGCTTCTTGTTGAGATGTCAGCGGATAACAAGATGCAACAAGAAGTGATGATGATGTCACAGCAGCAGAGGAAGGACCAACTGTCTCGACTCCTGTCCAAGCGAGAGTCCATAGCAAAAG AAAAACAAAAGGAACATGACATAATTCTACAGGAGGGATTTGTCATAAAGCGAGAGCTTTGTCGCCAAAGGATGAGCAGTGACCAGAAAGCAGAGGCCACAGACAAGGAAATCCATGAAGTCATGATGGCAGAACTCATTCTGGCACAGAACAGGGAAGCCGAGAGACTGCTACAGAAGTTAATGCCAAAG GATGCTGAAGAATTGCAGAAGATGCAGATAGTTCAAATCAACGACCGCAAGCTGAATAGCAGAGACAATCTGGCACATGTGGTTCTCTCCCCCGAGATGTGTCTAGATGTGAGCACGGATACAGAGGCTGACCTGATGGAGGCTCTAGAGGGGAAGTATGACGCTCTGAGGGATAAACTCCTGGCAGAGGCCCTCATAAAGCAG CTTGGAGAATCAGAATGGCAGAGAATGTCGGAACTGGAGAGACAAAAGAAAATGATGGAACTGAAACTCAAAGAGAGGCAGCTGAGAAGGGAGGGAAAGTTTGATGAAATCTCTCAAATCCTAG GGGATGCTCTGGAAAATCAAGAGACTTTAAAGAGACTTATGGGAGAAAACAAAGAAGAACAACAGAGAAAGCTCAGAGAGAGGCTGGAGAGAAAGAAGAAGAGACTGGCTCAAG GAATGTCTGAGTCTGAGTGTAATGAGCTGGAGAGACAGGAGATAGAggaagaggaggaggaagagAGGAAGGGCAGGAAGAACATCCTGCTGGAGCTGGAGCACCACTTTGAGAAG GAAAAGGCAGAGTTGCTGAGACAGATCGGAGAAGGAGATGACAGACTGAGCAAAGAAAAGGCTCGGCAACTACAGCTGATGAAACTCAAGCGAGCAGAGCGCAGGGCTCGCAATGAAGACAAGTTTGATTCAGCTGCTCTAGTGTTAGGTCTGGCTGAGGAGCACAAAAAAAA ACAACAGGAGGTTACTGATGAGGAGAGACAAAGGCAGGAGAGACTGGCCAGGGAGAGAATCGAAGCGGCCCGGCGCAGACGGAGGGAGGGAAAGACAACTCCAGAGGAAGCCATCAACCATGAGACAGATGATAGGATGGAGCTTCAGGAGTCACTCAACATGGCCGTAGACAGAAGACACAGACACGAGAGGGATCTCCTCATACAG CTGCTAGACGAGGCCTCCACGAGCGACATCAAACAGGCAGCCGCAACAATGACAGAGGAACAGAGACAGGACAAGCTGTACGAGCTGAGAGAACTCCGTAAACACTGGAGACAGGCAGAAAGCAGGGAGCACACACAGCTGACCAACATCCTTAAG GAGGCAGCTTGTTATCTAATTCAATCAAATTTACACAAATACCAAGAAGAAGGACAAACAAAAACTGAAGAAGAGGTCAAAGTTCACATTCTGTCTAATCTCCAGCTGTGGCAGGATGCTGAGGCGTCAATGATACTGTCTGATCTAGACAACAAG GATATAGGAACACTACAGCAAATGGTGAAAATGCAATCCATGGTAGAAGATGAAGGATTCCATGACAACGTATCACATGTTCTGTTAGACCAATCAAAAAGGGACAATATGGAGGAGGGAGAGGAGGAACTGATTCAGGCACTGGAAGATAAATATGATGCCCTTAAGGACAAACTGATAGAAGCA GCATTAAAAGAGGAGATGGGAGAAGATGAATGGAACAAACTCTCAGATGCTGAGAAACAACGAAAGATTGtagaattaaaaatgaaggagAGAAAACTTAGACAGGAAGGGAATGTAGAGGAGGCTGCCGCTATATTTGAGAAAGTTTTGGAAAATGATGAAT TGTTGGACCAGATTCTTGGTCCTGAAGACAAGAAGGATGCAGACAAGAGGAGAGAGGAGCTGATCAGAGAGAGGGAGGAGCAGGGGCTGCCCACCGATGAGGAGACAGTCAACAGGCTCCTCGAGGAGCAGAGGAAGGCCCAGGGCAAACAGAGAAGGATT AATGTGTTAGAGAACCTAAACCTAATGTTGGAAGATGAAAAAGCTAAACTCCTGAAGGCTCTTAAAAACCAGCACAACAGAATAGACCAGGAGAGGGAGCGTCAGCTAGCCATAGCCCGCCTACAGCACGAGCGACGCAAACTCGCCCGAGAGGAAAAGTTTGAGTCTGCTGCAATCATAGTCAGTCAAGCCagagaaaatgaagaaaatgtcAAACGAAC TATtaaggaagagagagagagaatgaaggCTTTGGCCAAAGAGAGACTTGAAGCAAGAAAGAGGAAGTTACAGCGGAAAAAAGAGGAAGTCAGTGAGGAGGTGAGGTTGAGGAGTGAGGATGACCTGGAACAGCTGGAGGACATGGCACAGACACAGG ATTTGTCCTCAGTTCAAACAGCCATTTTGGAAGCACTTGATCAGCGTCAGACAGAAGAGAGGAATGTATTGATGGACATCATACAGACGGCCAGGAATAGTGCCGCCATTATTAGGGAGGCAAAACAAATGTCAGCTCAG GATTTGAAAACTCAGTTACTTAAACTGGAGAAAGATGAAAGAACATGGAAGCAGGTCTCCATGCAGGCTGCTCTCCATACTGATGAAGGGACGTTGTCAAAGTCAGAGAAAGATGTGATGTTTAAAGAAGTAGCACAACGACGCAGTGAGCATCAGGCCATCCTAACTGAGGCCATGGTGTACAAACTTCAGT TGGAGGAACAGTCACACAGGGCTCAAAACCCAAAAATGTCTGATGAAGAAAGTTTGGAGGATCTAAGTGTGGTGTTGTTGGCAGACCTCCAAGAAAAGCAAGCAACTGAAAGTGCCACAGTTCAAAATCTGATGCAGGATATG GAAGAGAAGGAGTTGCAGGAAGTGAAACGTGTCCAGCGTATTGCGAAGCGCGAGGGCTGGTTTGATGCCCTGACTGGGATGTTGTTCCAGTTATCCTCATCGGATCCCACTGGAGAGGAGGCAGGACTGGAGATTCTGGACAAGACAATGGCTAACATGGAGGAAGATTGGAAGAAAGAAAAGGACATGCTGATTGCTGAAG CTAAATCAGAGAACGCTTCGGAGGAGGAATTACAGTCGGCCCTGAAACAATTAGAGCATGAACAGGAACTCAAGAGGAAG GCAATGGCAGCTGATCTAGAACAACAGAGGAAGAAAATGATGGAAAAATTGTCGGCTCGTAGACGTCAGACGGAGGAGAAAGAGAGCGAGGAGATCAGGGCAGCCCAGCTTGTACTGATCTCGGAGAGTCGACAGAAAAAACAGAAAGAATCGCAGGAAAAGGAACGAAGTCATCAAAGCTCGGAG CTTCAGAAGAGACTGGAAGCCAGAAGACAAGCGCGGAAGAGAACCAGCCAAGAGGAGGAAGAGGACGAAGGGGTCAAGAGGTCACTGACAGACGAGGAGAGGTTCTCCAGACCTAGTACCAAGGACAGT AATCCATTTGCGTCAATGAAGCGTGAGAAGACGGCCCTAGATGTGACGGTGTCTGACAAGGAAAAGCAGGACACATACACCAAACTGATGAGAGAGCAGACGGCCGTCCTACAGCACAAACAGGAGAGTCAGCGCAAGCAGGAGGAAATG ctCAAAAGGAGGCTTGCAGAGAGACAGAGCAAGAAACAGGCGGAGGTTCAGAGCCTGCTGAGCCTGGGTGAACGACAGAAGACAAACCTTCTGGCAGCAAAACAG GATGAGAAGGAGAAGCAGTTAGAGAGGATGAAGGAGCGAATCAAGAGAGAGCGATCTAAGAGCCCCGGCAAAAGGAAGCAGGACGCCATAGAGGAG CCGGAGCTAAAACCATCCATAAAGAAGTAG